In Physeter macrocephalus isolate SW-GA chromosome 2, ASM283717v5, whole genome shotgun sequence, a single window of DNA contains:
- the MARS2 gene encoding methionine--tRNA ligase, mitochondrial isoform X1 yields MLRISAFRLLGRTGASRLSLLEDFSLRHYSSDPLGVQDDTRDARAYFTTPIFYVNAAPHIGHLYSAVLADALCRYHRLRVPSAAATRFSTGTDEHGLKIQQAAAAAGLAPSELCDRVSAQFQQLFREADISSTDFIRTTEARHRMAVQHFWGVLKARGLLYKGLYEGWYCASDECFLPEAKVTRQPGPSGDLCPVSLESGHPVSWTKEENYIFRLSQFREPLQRWLRGDPQAITPEPFHHAVLQWLEEELPDLSVSRRSSHLHWGIPVPGDDSQTIYVWLDALVNYLTVIGYPNAEFKSWWPTTSHIIGKDILKFHAVYWPALLLGAGMSPPHRIYVHSHWTVCGQKMSKSLGNVVDPRTCLDRYTVDGFRYFLLRQGVPNWDCDYYGEKVVKLLDSELAFALGGLLNRCTANRINPSGTYPAFCTTCFPSEPGLVGPSGRAQAEDYALVSAVATLPKQVADHYDNFQIYKALEAVSSCVRQTNGFVQRHAPWKLNWESPVDAPWLGTVLHVALECLRVFGTLLQPVTPSLADKLLSRLGISATERGLGELHFLPRFYGHPCPFEGRRLGPETGVLFPRLDQSRAWLESYTNAF; encoded by the exons ATGCTGCGGATTTCTGCCTTTCGGCTGCTAGGACGCACGGGGGCGAGTAGGCTCTCGCTCCTGGAGGACTTTAGCTTACGCCACTACAGTTCGGACCCTCTCGGTGTCCAGGACGATACCCGCGACGCGCGCGCCTATTTCACCACACCCATCTTCTACGTGAACGCGGCGCCGCACATCGGGCACCTGTACTCGGCGGTACTGGCTGACGCCCTGTGCCGATACCATCGCCTCCGAGTTCCCAGCGCCGCCGCCACGCGATTCTCCACTGGTACTGATGAGCACGGCCTCAAGATTCAGCAGGCAGCAGCCGCTGCGGGCCTGGCTCCGTCCGAGCTGTGCGACAGAGTCTCTGCCCAGTTCCAGCAGCTTTTCCGGGAGGCTGACATCTCCTCCACCGACTTTATCCGCACCACTGAGGCCCGGCATCGGATGGCTGTGCAGCATTTCTGGGGGGTGCTGAAGGCTCGGGGTCTTCTCTACAAGGGGCTCTATGAAGGTTGGTATTGCGCCTCTGACGAGTGCTTCCTGCCTGAAGCCAAGGTCACCAGGCAGCCCGGTCCGTCGGGGGATTTGTGTCCTGTATCTCTGGAGAGCGGGCATCCCGTCTCCTGGACCaaggaagaaaactacatttTCAGGCTTTCCCAGTTCCGGGAGCCGCTCCAGCGGTGGCTGCGGGGCGACCCTCAGGCCATCACCCCGGAGCCATTCCATCACGCAGTCCTTCAGTGGCTGGAAGAGGAGCTGCCGGACCTATCCGTCTCTCGAAGGAGTAGCCACTTGCACTGGGGCATTCCGGTGCCCGGGGACGATTCGCAGACCATCTACGTATGGCTGGATGCCTTGGTCAACTACCTTACTGTAATTGGCTACCCAAACGCTGAGTTCAAATCTTGGTGGCCCACCACCTCTCATATCATAGGCAAGGACATTCTCAAATTCCATGCTGTCTATTGGCCTGCCCTCCTCTTAGGGGCCGGCATGAGCCCACCACACCGCATCTATGTTCACTCCCACTGGACGGTCTGTGGTCAAAAGATGTCTAAGAGCTTGGGCAACGTGGTGGATCCCAGGACATGCCTTGACCGCTATACTGTGGATGGTTTCCGCTACTTTCTCCTTCGTCAGGGCGTCCCCAACTGGGACTGTGATTACTATGGTGAAAAGGTGGTTAAGTTGTTGGATTCCGAGCTGGCATTTGCTTTGGGAGGTCTCTTGAACCGATGCACTGCCAACAGAATAAATCCTTCTGGGACCTATCCGGCTTTTTGCACTACCTGCTTTCCCAGTGAGCCAGGGTTGGTGGGGCCATCAGGTCGTGCTCAGGCAGAGGACTATGCTCTGGTGAGCGCAGTGGCCACTTTGCCCAAGCAGGTGGCAGACCACTATGATAACTTTCAGATCTATAAGGCCCTGGAGGCAGTATCCAGCTGTGTCCGGCAAACTAATGGCTTTGTCCAAAGGCATGCACCATGGAAGTTGAACTGGGAGAGCCCAGTGGATGCTCCCTGGCTGGGTACTGTGCTTCATGTGGCCTTGGAATGTTTGCGAGTCTTTGGAACTTTGCTCCAGCCTGTCACCCCAAGCCTAGCTGATAAGCTGCTGTCTAGGTTGGGGATCTCTGCCACAGAGAGGGGCCTTGGAGAGCTCCATTTCTTGCCTCGATTCTATGGACATCCATGCCCTTTtgaagggaggaggctgggacctGAAACTGGGGTCTTGTTTCCAAGACTGGACCAGTCCAGGGCCTGGCTG gaaAGTTATACTAATGCTTTCTAA
- the MARS2 gene encoding methionine--tRNA ligase, mitochondrial isoform X2: MLRISAFRLLGRTGASRLSLLEDFSLRHYSSDPLGVQDDTRDARAYFTTPIFYVNAAPHIGHLYSAVLADALCRYHRLRVPSAAATRFSTGTDEHGLKIQQAAAAAGLAPSELCDRVSAQFQQLFREADISSTDFIRTTEARHRMAVQHFWGVLKARGLLYKGLYEGWYCASDECFLPEAKVTRQPGPSGDLCPVSLESGHPVSWTKEENYIFRLSQFREPLQRWLRGDPQAITPEPFHHAVLQWLEEELPDLSVSRRSSHLHWGIPVPGDDSQTIYVWLDALVNYLTVIGYPNAEFKSWWPTTSHIIGKDILKFHAVYWPALLLGAGMSPPHRIYVHSHWTVCGQKMSKSLGNVVDPRTCLDRYTVDGFRYFLLRQGVPNWDCDYYGEKVVKLLDSELAFALGGLLNRCTANRINPSGTYPAFCTTCFPRSRHAGSAAMAHGPSRPAACGSLPDRGTNPHPLHRQADSQPLRHQGSSQVVFY, encoded by the exons ATGCTGCGGATTTCTGCCTTTCGGCTGCTAGGACGCACGGGGGCGAGTAGGCTCTCGCTCCTGGAGGACTTTAGCTTACGCCACTACAGTTCGGACCCTCTCGGTGTCCAGGACGATACCCGCGACGCGCGCGCCTATTTCACCACACCCATCTTCTACGTGAACGCGGCGCCGCACATCGGGCACCTGTACTCGGCGGTACTGGCTGACGCCCTGTGCCGATACCATCGCCTCCGAGTTCCCAGCGCCGCCGCCACGCGATTCTCCACTGGTACTGATGAGCACGGCCTCAAGATTCAGCAGGCAGCAGCCGCTGCGGGCCTGGCTCCGTCCGAGCTGTGCGACAGAGTCTCTGCCCAGTTCCAGCAGCTTTTCCGGGAGGCTGACATCTCCTCCACCGACTTTATCCGCACCACTGAGGCCCGGCATCGGATGGCTGTGCAGCATTTCTGGGGGGTGCTGAAGGCTCGGGGTCTTCTCTACAAGGGGCTCTATGAAGGTTGGTATTGCGCCTCTGACGAGTGCTTCCTGCCTGAAGCCAAGGTCACCAGGCAGCCCGGTCCGTCGGGGGATTTGTGTCCTGTATCTCTGGAGAGCGGGCATCCCGTCTCCTGGACCaaggaagaaaactacatttTCAGGCTTTCCCAGTTCCGGGAGCCGCTCCAGCGGTGGCTGCGGGGCGACCCTCAGGCCATCACCCCGGAGCCATTCCATCACGCAGTCCTTCAGTGGCTGGAAGAGGAGCTGCCGGACCTATCCGTCTCTCGAAGGAGTAGCCACTTGCACTGGGGCATTCCGGTGCCCGGGGACGATTCGCAGACCATCTACGTATGGCTGGATGCCTTGGTCAACTACCTTACTGTAATTGGCTACCCAAACGCTGAGTTCAAATCTTGGTGGCCCACCACCTCTCATATCATAGGCAAGGACATTCTCAAATTCCATGCTGTCTATTGGCCTGCCCTCCTCTTAGGGGCCGGCATGAGCCCACCACACCGCATCTATGTTCACTCCCACTGGACGGTCTGTGGTCAAAAGATGTCTAAGAGCTTGGGCAACGTGGTGGATCCCAGGACATGCCTTGACCGCTATACTGTGGATGGTTTCCGCTACTTTCTCCTTCGTCAGGGCGTCCCCAACTGGGACTGTGATTACTATGGTGAAAAGGTGGTTAAGTTGTTGGATTCCGAGCTGGCATTTGCTTTGGGAGGTCTCTTGAACCGATGCACTGCCAACAGAATAAATCCTTCTGGGACCTATCCGGCTTTTTGCACTACCTGCTTTCCCA gatccagacacgcaggctcagcggccatggctcacgggcccagccgccccgcggcatgtgggagcctcccggaccggggcacgaacccgcatcccctgcatcggcaggcggactcccaaccactgcgccaccagggaagctctcaagTAGTTTTTTActaa